The proteins below are encoded in one region of Hordeum vulgare subsp. vulgare chromosome 3H, MorexV3_pseudomolecules_assembly, whole genome shotgun sequence:
- the LOC123444448 gene encoding uncharacterized protein LOC123444448, producing the protein MFRFRPGAIMAVRLASWRDHVAGIPRLLSEPVPLATPSPRISPSLVPFPLSTLLLFSSPPCRCRVKEPRKRPDFAAEAGSDQRSPAPSHQINSVFSLTYEIWGTDIWLDAGANCRSTSSEVQLSPDLILVIANLWHAARGPRSTYPRVWKTDKRIGTISKSEKLVKYGRFSYISHASFLGSLYPWSVSAYELMQAQNYSLRFKISDLKKI; encoded by the exons ATGTTTCGGTTTCGGCCGGGCGCGATCATGGCCGTCCGTCTCGCCAGTTGGAGAGACCACGTGGCGGGCATCCCGCGACTTCTAAGCGAGCCCGTCCCGTTGGCAACCCCATCTCCACGCATCTCCCCTTCCCTCGTCCCATTCCCCTTGTccactctactcctcttctcttcCCCTCCGTGCCGCTGCCGCGTGAAGGAGCCGCGGAAGCGGCCGGACTTTGCCGCCGAGGCCGGGAGCGACCAGCGATCTCCTGCCCCGTCGCACCAG ATTAACAGTGTGTTTTCCTTGACGTACGAGATATGGGGAACCGACATTTGGCTTGACGCTGGAGCGAACTGTCGTTCGACATCCTCAGAAGTTCAACTCTCTCCTGACCTCATACTTGTGATTGCGAATTTGTGGCATGCAGCTCGGGGTCCAAGATCAACGTATCCTCGTGTGTGGAAGACTGATAAGAGAATTGGCACCATTTCCAAGTCAGAAAAGCTTGTCAAATATGGGAGGTTCTCCTACATTTCACATGCATCATTTTTgggctccttgtatccgtggtccGTTTCAGCCTACGAGCTAATGCAGGctcaaaactactccctccgttttaaaataagtgATTTAAAAAAGATCTAA